From the genome of Sulfurovum riftiae, one region includes:
- the clpX gene encoding ATP-dependent Clp protease ATP-binding subunit ClpX yields the protein MSIKACSFCGAHESEENPLIAGESAYICSNCVISAYKILFGEEEQEQEVVDHGTHTLYTPREINALLDEYIIGQENAKKTLSVAVYNHYKRIFRDNIDNDTQLAKSNVLLIGPTGSGKTLLAQTIARFLNVPIAIADATNLTEAGYVGEDVENILTKLLMAADGDPQRAEQGIVFIDEIDKIARMGENRSITRDVSGEGVQQALLKLIEGSVVNIPPKGGRKHPNQDFIQIDTSNILFICGGAFDGLNDILKRRLGGNTLGFGQKKRSKSEEEDMMHLVESDDLVSYGLIPELIGRLHVLATLGKITKEDMVRILVEPKNALVKQYQKLFEIDDVKLSFEEDALALIAQKAIDRKTGARGLRSILEEVLLDIMYDLPELAGYEVIITEEVVESGAKPLYIKDKKTA from the coding sequence ATGTCAATCAAAGCATGTAGCTTCTGTGGAGCACACGAGAGTGAAGAGAATCCTCTCATAGCGGGCGAAAGCGCCTATATCTGTTCGAACTGTGTCATCTCCGCCTATAAGATCCTTTTCGGAGAAGAGGAGCAGGAGCAGGAGGTCGTAGACCACGGTACCCATACACTCTACACCCCCAGGGAGATCAATGCCCTGCTCGATGAGTACATCATCGGCCAGGAAAATGCGAAGAAAACACTTTCAGTAGCGGTATACAACCATTACAAACGTATCTTCCGGGACAATATCGATAATGATACACAGCTAGCCAAATCAAATGTATTGCTGATCGGGCCTACAGGTTCGGGAAAAACACTGCTTGCCCAGACCATTGCCCGTTTTTTGAACGTTCCTATCGCCATTGCAGATGCGACAAACCTGACCGAAGCAGGCTATGTCGGTGAGGATGTCGAGAATATCCTTACCAAGCTGCTGATGGCAGCGGACGGTGACCCACAGCGTGCCGAGCAGGGGATCGTCTTCATCGACGAGATCGACAAGATCGCAAGAATGGGAGAGAACCGTTCCATTACCCGTGATGTCTCCGGAGAGGGGGTTCAGCAGGCACTGCTCAAGCTTATCGAAGGCTCTGTCGTGAACATTCCGCCAAAGGGCGGGAGAAAACACCCCAACCAGGATTTCATCCAGATCGATACTTCGAACATACTCTTCATCTGCGGAGGGGCTTTCGACGGCCTCAATGACATCCTCAAAAGAAGACTGGGCGGCAATACCCTCGGTTTCGGACAGAAAAAACGCTCCAAGTCCGAAGAAGAGGACATGATGCACCTTGTAGAATCCGACGACCTTGTCTCCTACGGGCTCATTCCCGAACTGATCGGACGTTTGCATGTTTTGGCCACATTAGGTAAAATAACGAAAGAAGATATGGTACGCATTTTGGTAGAACCGAAGAATGCACTGGTCAAACAGTACCAGAAACTCTTTGAGATCGACGATGTCAAACTCTCTTTTGAAGAAGATGCCCTTGCCCTCATCGCACAAAAAGCGATCGACAGGAAGACCGGTGCCAGAGGGCTGCGTTCCATCCTTGAAGAGGTACTGCTGGACATCATGTATGACCTGCCTGAACTCGCCGGCTATGAAGTGATCATCACCGAAGAGGTAGTGGAAAGCGGTGCAAAGCCGCTCTATATAAAAGATAAAAAAACAGCATAG
- the lpxA gene encoding acyl-ACP--UDP-N-acetylglucosamine O-acyltransferase, producing MSVIHPTAVIEDGAKLGENVSVGPFAYIGAEVTIGDNTSIASHAVIEGRTTIGKSNRIFSHSAIGTIPQDLKYNGEDVELIIGDNNTIREFTLLNPGTKGGGSVTKIGNGNLLMGYVHLGHDVILGDNCILANGATLAGHVELGNNVVIGGLTPIHQFVHIGDFAMIGGASALAQDIPPYCLAEGNRANLRGLNLTGLRRHMDREEINALKAAYRELFEEGKALQDVAQRLFEESSSEKVKNLCKFIKTSKRGIPFTRKEKERG from the coding sequence ATGTCTGTTATCCATCCAACTGCCGTGATCGAAGACGGTGCAAAACTCGGAGAGAATGTCTCCGTCGGTCCTTTTGCCTACATCGGTGCGGAAGTGACCATCGGCGACAACACTTCCATTGCTTCGCATGCGGTCATCGAGGGACGCACGACCATCGGCAAAAGCAACCGTATCTTCTCCCACTCTGCCATCGGGACAATCCCCCAGGACCTGAAATACAACGGAGAAGATGTCGAACTGATCATCGGTGACAACAACACCATCCGCGAATTCACCCTGCTCAACCCTGGGACCAAAGGTGGCGGCTCGGTTACCAAGATCGGCAACGGGAATCTTCTGATGGGATATGTCCACCTCGGACACGATGTCATTCTAGGGGACAACTGCATCCTTGCCAACGGGGCCACACTGGCAGGGCATGTGGAACTTGGGAACAATGTGGTGATCGGTGGGCTTACCCCCATACATCAGTTCGTGCATATCGGGGATTTCGCCATGATAGGCGGAGCCAGTGCCCTGGCACAGGATATCCCGCCCTACTGTCTGGCTGAAGGCAACCGTGCGAACCTTCGCGGCCTGAACCTTACCGGACTTCGCAGACATATGGACCGCGAAGAGATCAATGCACTCAAAGCAGCCTACAGGGAACTGTTCGAAGAGGGAAAAGCACTGCAGGATGTCGCCCAGAGACTTTTTGAAGAGAGCAGTTCGGAAAAAGTGAAGAACCTGTGTAAATTTATCAAGACCTCAAAAAGAGGCATTCCGTTCACACGGAAAGAGAAAGAAAGAGGATAA
- the fabZ gene encoding 3-hydroxyacyl-ACP dehydratase FabZ gives MLYNVVEIQKILPHRFPFLLVDRITELQAGSYIEGYKNVSISEPVFQGHFPDHPIYPGVMIIEGMAQAGGVLAFKSMDNATQEEIENKVVYFMSIDKAKFRSPVTPGDQLVYKIDVIKNKGAIWQLDAKAYVDDKLVAQAELKAMIVDK, from the coding sequence ATGCTTTACAATGTTGTCGAAATTCAAAAAATTCTTCCGCATCGGTTCCCTTTTCTTCTGGTTGACCGTATCACTGAACTCCAGGCAGGCTCCTACATCGAAGGATACAAGAACGTTTCCATCTCCGAACCGGTATTCCAGGGACATTTCCCAGACCATCCGATCTACCCGGGTGTCATGATCATCGAAGGTATGGCCCAGGCGGGCGGTGTACTTGCTTTCAAAAGCATGGACAATGCCACACAGGAAGAGATCGAGAACAAAGTGGTCTACTTCATGAGTATCGACAAAGCGAAGTTCCGCTCTCCTGTCACTCCGGGAGACCAGCTGGTCTACAAGATCGACGTCATCAAGAACAAGGGTGCCATCTGGCAGCTCGATGCCAAAGCCTACGTCGATGACAAACTGGTCGCACAGGCTGAGCTCAAAGCCATGATCGTGGACAAATAG
- a CDS encoding epoxyqueuosine reductase QueH — MLVHICCAVDSHYFLQKLQADYPNEKLTGFFYDPNIHPYSEYYLRLLDVKRSCRMLGIDLIEGEYDTEAWLEAVRGLENEPEKGARCAVCFDRRFEVSARKAAELGEKHFTSTLLTSPKKSLRQLQHAGDALAEKFGIGFVAPDYRKASGTQEQNILAKKDALYRQDYCGCLFGLTMQREQQQKLADELFVPISGQIQPESIEARIEIYEKRWELEEQNLPHRIVKQRFLNWRLKMGLLRVRKEVVPAHFLPYSTLKGEYTRGKIEYATGELHHMNRDEVKFITLETYNRLADTDYATVRELIFSPPRFEKEVRIRTDLRLDLYDLSTVLVVEEIPSNKIEILSQSTVYSDVKEVLIAPLSN; from the coding sequence ATGTTAGTCCATATCTGCTGCGCTGTCGACAGCCACTATTTCTTACAGAAACTCCAGGCCGACTACCCGAATGAAAAACTCACAGGTTTTTTCTACGATCCCAACATCCATCCCTACTCGGAGTACTACCTTCGTCTCCTCGATGTCAAACGCAGCTGCAGAATGCTCGGTATCGACCTCATTGAGGGTGAATACGATACGGAAGCGTGGCTTGAAGCGGTCAGAGGACTCGAAAACGAACCTGAAAAGGGAGCACGCTGTGCGGTCTGTTTCGACAGACGTTTTGAGGTCTCTGCACGTAAAGCGGCCGAACTCGGGGAAAAGCACTTTACCTCCACACTGCTCACTTCTCCCAAAAAGTCGCTCAGACAGTTACAACATGCCGGTGATGCGCTGGCAGAGAAGTTCGGTATCGGCTTCGTAGCCCCGGACTACCGAAAAGCTTCAGGCACACAGGAGCAGAACATTCTTGCCAAAAAAGATGCCCTCTACCGTCAGGACTACTGCGGCTGTCTCTTCGGCCTGACCATGCAGCGCGAACAACAGCAGAAACTGGCAGACGAACTCTTTGTTCCGATCTCCGGGCAGATACAGCCCGAATCGATCGAAGCACGTATCGAAATATATGAGAAACGGTGGGAACTTGAAGAACAGAACCTGCCCCACCGGATCGTCAAACAGCGTTTTCTCAACTGGCGTCTGAAAATGGGACTTTTGCGTGTCAGAAAAGAGGTCGTACCTGCCCATTTCCTCCCTTACTCCACCCTTAAAGGAGAGTATACCAGGGGGAAAATAGAGTATGCTACAGGCGAACTTCACCATATGAACCGGGATGAAGTGAAGTTCATCACGCTTGAGACCTACAACCGTCTTGCAGATACAGACTATGCGACGGTGAGAGAGCTCATTTTTTCTCCTCCGCGTTTTGAAAAAGAAGTTCGTATTCGTACCGATCTCAGGTTGGACCTGTATGATCTTTCAACCGTTCTTGTCGTGGAAGAGATCCCCTCCAACAAGATAGAGATACTCTCTCAAAGTACGGTATACAGCGATGTCAAAGAGGTGCTCATAGCGCCTCTTTCCAACTAA
- the lpxB gene encoding lipid-A-disaccharide synthase, which produces MKLLVSALEPSSNLHLREVLKHTSGIELMGIFDQRIDAGTPLYDISQMAIMGVVDAIKKLRWFFKVADEMAALAADADKVLLMDSSGFNLPLAKKLKARYPDKEIIYYILPQVWASRPKRVEKLERYCDHLLGILPFEIDYYPGGKAQYVGHPLLDEIEVSCHPEENKGCIAFLPGSRKAEISRLMPVFLELRRKLGNDIRPLLVIPPSFSRDKIARLYPDNREFEIVRNTHAALERAEFAFICSGTATLEAALIGTPFTLAYIAKKIDYFIAFKLLGITRIGLANIILERYNGTTLHNELLQEEVTVDNLLKEYYNTDRKKFADKAKELREYLDHGSSENVAKIIMQP; this is translated from the coding sequence ATGAAACTGCTTGTCTCTGCGCTTGAACCTTCCTCCAATCTGCATCTGCGTGAAGTCCTGAAACACACTTCCGGGATTGAACTCATGGGTATCTTCGATCAGCGTATCGATGCGGGGACACCGCTCTATGATATCAGCCAGATGGCGATCATGGGTGTGGTCGATGCCATCAAGAAGCTCCGCTGGTTCTTCAAGGTGGCAGATGAGATGGCAGCACTGGCTGCCGATGCGGACAAAGTACTCCTCATGGATTCATCAGGCTTCAACCTGCCTTTGGCCAAAAAGCTCAAAGCACGCTACCCTGACAAGGAGATCATCTATTACATCCTTCCCCAGGTCTGGGCAAGCAGGCCGAAGCGTGTTGAAAAACTGGAACGCTATTGTGACCACCTGCTCGGTATTCTTCCCTTTGAGATCGACTACTATCCCGGCGGCAAAGCCCAATATGTCGGCCACCCGCTGCTCGATGAGATAGAGGTAAGCTGTCATCCCGAAGAGAACAAAGGCTGCATCGCCTTTCTTCCGGGCAGCCGCAAAGCGGAGATCAGCCGCCTCATGCCTGTCTTTCTGGAACTCAGACGGAAACTGGGAAATGACATCAGGCCTCTGCTTGTCATTCCGCCTTCCTTCAGCAGAGACAAAATAGCCAGACTCTACCCTGACAACAGGGAGTTCGAAATTGTACGTAATACCCATGCAGCCTTGGAGCGTGCCGAATTCGCCTTTATCTGTTCGGGTACCGCTACACTCGAAGCGGCACTCATCGGTACCCCTTTTACCCTTGCCTACATCGCAAAGAAGATCGACTATTTCATTGCATTCAAACTGCTGGGTATCACACGCATAGGCCTGGCGAACATCATACTCGAACGCTACAACGGTACCACCCTGCACAACGAACTGCTGCAGGAAGAGGTCACCGTTGACAATCTGCTCAAAGAGTACTACAATACCGACCGCAAAAAGTTCGCTGATAAAGCCAAAGAACTCAGAGAGTATCTGGATCATGGTAGTTCGGAGAATGTGGCGAAGATCATCATGCAACCGTAG